Proteins found in one Arachis stenosperma cultivar V10309 chromosome 8, arast.V10309.gnm1.PFL2, whole genome shotgun sequence genomic segment:
- the LOC130943717 gene encoding branched-chain-amino-acid aminotransferase 2, chloroplastic-like, which produces MIRRALCFPSFIRKSLLIPPVISPYSNSSSKIGAYNGYASQTSSLEVPDSAPYRENDEYADVDWDNLGFGLMPTDYMYVNKCGAGQHFGHGQLNPYGNIHLSPSAAVLNYGQGLFEGTKAYRKENGQLLLFRPEQNAIRMKSGAQRMCMEAPSVDQFVNALKQTALANKRWVPPPGKGSLYLRPLLIGSGAVLGLAPAPEYTFLIYASPVRNYFKEGSAPLNLYVEENFDRASRRGTGSVKTISNYAPVLMAQLRAKKNGFSDVLYLDSATKKNLEEVSSCNIFIAKGRCISTPGTNGTILAGITRKSVIELARDHGYEVEERAVAVDELMEADEVFCTGTAVGVAPVGAITYQNTRMEYKTGSGTICQELYNTLLGIQTGVIEDKKGWIIEID; this is translated from the exons ATGATTCGAAGAGCTCTATGCTTCCCCAGTTTCATCAGGAAATCGCTGCTTATTCCACCCGTTATTTCTCCTTATTCTAATTCTTCTTCCAAG ATCGGAGCTTACAATGGGTATGCATCTCAGACGTCTTCTCTTGAAGTTCCGGACTCAGCACCTTACAG GGAAAATGATGAGTATGCTGATGTGGACTGGGATAACCTTGGATTTGGACTAATGCCAACTGATTACATGTATGTAAACAAATGTGGTGCGGGGCAGCATTTTGGACATGGACAACTCAATCCTTATGGCAACATTCACCTTAGCCCATCAGCTGCTGTCTTAAATTATGGCCAg GGATTATTCGAAGGCACGAAAGCATACAGAAAAGAGAACGGGCAACTGCTTCTGTTCCGTCCAGAACAAAATGCCATTCGGATGAAGAGTGGCGCACAAAGAATGTGCATGGAAGCCCCTTCCGTTGACCAATTTGTCAACGCTTTGAAACAAACTGCTTTGGCTAATAAGCGCTGG GTTCCTCCTCCGGGGAAAGGATCGTTGTACCTTAGGCCTCTGCTTATAGGAAGCGGTGCGGTTTTGGGTTTGGCTCCAGCACCTGAATACACTTTCCTCATATATGCTTCCCCTGTTCGCAACTATTTCAAA GAGGGCTCTGCGCCACTCAACTTGTACGTAGAGGAGAATTTTGATCGTGCTTCTCGCCGCGGCACCGGCAGCGTTAAAACCATTTCTAATTATGCCCCT GTATTGATGGCGCAACTTAGAGCCAAGAAGAATGGATTTTCGGATGTGTTGTACCTGGACTCGGCCACCAAGAAGAATCTAGAGGAGGTTTCTTCTTGTAACATTTTTATTGCCAAG GGAAGATGCATCTCAACACCTGGTACTAATGGAACCATTCTTGCTGGAATCACGAGAAAAAGCGTAATTGAACTTGCCCGTGATCACGGCTATGAGGTAGAAGAGCGTGCTGTAGCTGTGGATGAATTAATGGAGGCTGATGAGGTTTTCTGCACAGGAACTGCTGTTGGTGTTGCTCCAGTCGGAGCCATCACATACCAAAATACAAG GATGGAATATAAAACGGGTTCTGGAACTATTTGTCAAGAGCTGTACAATACCCTTTTGGGAATTCAAACCGGCGTTATTGAAGATAAGAAGGGATGGATCATTGAAATTGACTGA
- the LOC130945566 gene encoding uncharacterized mitochondrial protein AtMg00810-like has product MIITGNDVDGISDLKASLHHTFEMKDLGSLSYFLGLEVISTDDGIYLSQAKYASDLLARAGITDSRTESTPIEPNVRFTPMDGTILDNLTLYRQLVGGLVYLTVTRPYIAYPVHVLSQFLSAPRTTHYAAVLRILRYVKGTLFHGLYFSAHSSLTLQAYSDADWAGDPTDRCFTTGYCLFLGDALISWRAKKQTFTARSSTEAAYRAFADTTAGAFQSSPTDVFCDNRSAIQIAHNDVFHERTKHIEIDCHFVRQRILIDAVHLIGVGTLDQTADIFTKSHHPTRFRALLSKLKLVSLAPT; this is encoded by the coding sequence atgatcATTACTGGAAATGATGTTGACGGTATCTCTGATCTCAAGGCCTCACTTCACCATacctttgagatgaaagatcttggttcTCTCAGCTATTTTCTTGGTCTCGAGGTCATTTCCACAGATGATGGCATCTATCTCTCTCAGGCTAAGTATGCTTCAGATCTTCTTGCTCGCGCTGGAATTACAGATAGTCGCACTGAGTCTACTCCTATTGAGCCTAATGTTCGATTTACCCCTATGGATGGCACTATTTTGGATAATCTGACTCTCTATCGACAGTTAGTTGGCGGTCTCGTCTACTTGACTGTCACCCGACCATACATTGCCTATCCAGTTCATGTTCTCAGCCAGTTCTTGTCAGCTCCTCGTACTACTCACTATGCGGCAGTTCTGCGCATTCTTCGCTACGTCAAAGGCACTCTATTTCATGGCCTTTATTTTTCTGCCCATTCCTCTTTGACTCTTCAAGCATACTCCGATGCTGATTGGGCTGGTGATCCCACTGATCGTTGTTTCACTACTGGTTACTGTTTGTTCCTTGGCGACGCTCTCATTTCTTGGCGTGCTAAGAAGCAAACCTTCACTGCTCGCTCAAGTACAGAAGCTGCATACCGTGCCTTCGCTGACACCACTGCTGGTGCTTTTCAGTCGTCTCCTACTGATGTTTTTTGTGATAACCGCAGTGCTATTCAGATTGCCCATAATGATGTGTTTCATGAACGCACCAAACACATTGAGATTGATTGTCATTTTGTTCGGCAACGTATTCTTATTGATGCTGTTCATCTCATTGGTGTTGGAACACTGGATCAGACTGCTGATATCTTCACGAAATCTCATCACCCGACTCGTTTTCGGGCTTTGTTATCCAAACTCAAGTTGGTCTCCTTAGCtcccacttga